In a genomic window of Glycine max cultivar Williams 82 chromosome 13, Glycine_max_v4.0, whole genome shotgun sequence:
- the LOC100808799 gene encoding RHOMBOID-like protein 9, chloroplastic — MAAFPMFYKTPYKDQNLPTQNIMRQNEKRFMLECDNLHRSISSIPGQICRSCQPWNKVNNILTKSNIKEKNVTRSILHDRCSLHKNVTKLCGSDSHLSLIQGCYSKTENLSRVWCSASSSSTEKQLRSLDSYFGKLQDNAKLSTFDSSHKVIQVHHIDDHARSKTGLESLDEYLGKLNRGANQEPHVPSYVENRSEENLAPKRSLTKDIERSNFRKRNAYVDIGRLKGVHGPRSAIDSQQHVETSSLYLIGILASVNIAVFLFEIASPIRNSDLELFSIPLLYGAKINHLIMVGEWWRLVTPMFLHAGIFHMAVSCWALLTFGPQVCKGYGSFTFFLIYILGGVACNFISFLHTPDPTVGGTGPVFAIIGAWLMYQIQNKDVIASDASENLFHKAVIMTALIFILSHFGPIDEWSHFGAAFSGMAYGFLTSPILQLNDSSSGTGQEGLKLVRKYGDSCKSVFIFTIFIIVLSSFLFFMEPPPNALASVNAAAVDALEYILIFG, encoded by the exons ATGGCTGCATTTCCTATGTTCTACAAAAcgccttacaaggaccaaaatcTGCCAACCCAAAATATAATGCGGCAGAATGAGAAGAGGTTCATGCTTGAGTGTGATAATCTGCATAGGTCCATCTCTTCAATTCCTGGTCAAATTTGCAGGAGTTGCCAACCATGGAACAAAGTCAACAATATCCtcacaaaatcaaacataaaagagaaaaatgttacTAGGAGCATACTTCATGACAGATGTTCTTTGCATAAGAATGTGACAAAACTTTGTGGTTCAGACAGTCACCTAAGCCTCATTCAGGGATGTTATTCAAAGACAGAAAACCTTTCCAGAGTTTGGTGTTCAGCAAGTTCTAGCTCTACTGAGAAGCAACTAAGGTCATTAGATTCTTATTTTGGAAAACTCCAAGATAATGCAAAATTGAGTACATTTGATTCATCACACAAGGTGATACAGGTGCATCACATAGATGATCATGCTAGATCAAAAACTGGACTGGAATCTCTTGATGAGTATCTTGGCAAACTAAATCGTG GAGCAAACCAAGAACCTCATGTGCCATCGTATGTCGAGAATCGTAGTGAAGAAAATTTAGCACCAAAACGATCTCTTACCAAAGACATTGAAAGATCAAACTTTAGGAAACGAAATGCTTATGTGGATATAGGAAGACTAAAAGGTGTGCATGGTCCAAGGTCTGCTATAGATTCACAGCAGCATGTTGAAACCTCCAGTCTCTACCTAAT TGGCATATTGGCTTCTGTAAACATTGCAGTGTTTCTATTTGAAATAGCAAGTCCTATAAGGAACTCTGATTTAGAGCTGTTTTCTATTCCACTACTATATGGAGCAAAGATAAATCATTTGATCATGGTTGGAGAATGGTGGAGGCTTGTAACACCAATGTTTCTG CATGCAGGAATATTTCACATGGCTGTCAGTTGTTGGGCccttttaacatttgggcctcaAGTTTGCAAAGGCTATGgttcatttacatttttcttGATCTACATACTGGGTGGAGTTGCTTGCAACTTCATAAGTTTTCTACATACACCAGATCCCACTGTTGGTGGAACT GGACCTGTATTTGCAATAATTGGTGCTTGGCTCAtgtatcaaattcaaaacaaagacGTTATTGCAAGTGATGCTTCAGAGAACCTGTTCCACAAGGCAGTTATTATGACAGctcttattttcatattaagCCACTTTGGTCCAATTGACGAATG GTCACACTTTGGAGCAGCCTTCTCAGGCATGGCATATGGCTTTTTAACTAGTCCAATACTTCAGTTGAATGATTCATCATCAGGAACTGGTCAAGAAGGACTTAAACTTGTTAGAAAATATGGTGATTCTTGCAAATCAGTATTCATATTCACCATATTCATCATTGTTTTAAGCTCATTCCTTTTCTTCATGGAGCCCCCACCAAATGCACTGGCATCGGTCAATGCAGCAGCTGTTGATGCCTTGGAgtatatattgatatttggCTGA